A section of the Centroberyx gerrardi isolate f3 chromosome 8, fCenGer3.hap1.cur.20231027, whole genome shotgun sequence genome encodes:
- the septin5a gene encoding septin 5a has protein sequence MDAIMLQEKLVERLLCPRVRTARQKEKQYVGFATLPNQVHRKSVKKGFDFTLMVAGESGMGKSTLVNSLFLTDLYKDRKLLNAEERINQTVEIIKHTVDIEEKGVKLKLTIVDTPGFGDAVNNNECWKPITDYIDQQFEQYFRDESGLNRKNIQDNRVHCCLYFIPPFGHGLRPVDVEFMKALHEKVNVVPLIAKADCLTPNEIKKLKDRIREEIERFGIKVYQFPECDSDEDEEFKQLDKELKECTPFAVIGSNTVVEARGQRVRGRLYPWGIVEVENQSHCDFVKLRNMLIRSHMHDLKDVTCDVHYENYRAQCIQEMTSKLAHDNRMESPIPILPLPTPDVETEKLIKMKDEELKRMQEMLNKMQQQMHEKDQ, from the exons ATGGATGCCATCATGCTTCAAGAGAAACTGGTGGAACGCTTGCTGTGCCCTCGAGTGAGAACCGCCAGACAGAAG GAGAAACAGTATGTGGGTTTTGCCACCCTGCCCAACCAGGTCCACAGGAAGTCTGTGAAGAAGGGATTTGACTTCACTCTCATGGTGGCAG gagAGTCGGGGATGGGTAAATCCACTCTGGTCAACAGCCTGTTCCTCACAGACCTCTATAAAGACAGGAAGTTACTTAATGCTGAGG AGCGCATTAACCAGACCGTGGAGATCATCAAGCATACAGTCGACATTGAGGAGAAAGGagtcaaactcaaactgacCATTGTAGACACGCCAGGGTTCGGAGACGCGGTCAACAACAACGAGTG TTGGAAGCCGATCACAGACTACATAGATCAGCAGTTTGAGCAGTATTTCAGAGATGAGAGCGGGCTTAACAGAAAGAACATCCAGGACAACAGGGtccactgctgcctctactTCATACCTCCATTTGGGCATGg GCTGCGTCCGGTGGATGTTGAGTTCATGAAGGCTCTGCATGAAAAGGTGAACGTAGTGCCACTCATTGCGAAAGCTGACTGCCTCACACCCAACGAGATTAAGAAACTCAAAGACAGG ATACGGGAGGAGATAGAAAGGTTCGGCATCAAGGTGTACCAGTTCCCTGAGTGCGACTCTGATGAGGATGAAGAGTTTAAACAGCTTGACAAAGAGCTGAAG gagTGCACCCCGTTCGCAGTAATCGGCAGTAACACAGTGGTGGAAGCTCGAGggcagagggtgagagggaggctCTACCCCTGGGGCATTGTTGAAG TGGAAAACCAGTCGCACTGTGACTTTGTGAAGTTGAGAAACATGCTGATTCGCTCCCACATGCACGACCTGAAAGACGTGACCTGTGACGTCCACTACGAGAACTACAGGGCCCAGTGCATACAGGAGatgaccag TAAATTGGCTCATGACAACCGTATGGAGAGTCCCATCCCCATCCTGCCTCTGCCCACTCCTGATGTGGAGACTGAGAAACTAATCAAAATGAAAGATGAGGAG CTGAAGAGGATGCAGGAGATGCTGAACAAGATGCAGCAGCAGATGCACGAGAAAGACCAGTGA
- the gp1bb gene encoding platelet glycoprotein Ib beta chain translates to MMKGLLLLCLLLLCGVRGQRSSECPHLCSCHGGQVDCSGRSLTSSSLPTRFPTSTTELRLHDNLLTTIPNGLLDALASLRSVSLHGNPWTCDCGVLYLRAWLRGRPAGQTSHLNLSCSSPPGLRGRLVAYLTEEEILESCHYWYCDLAFASQVCLFVFVAVQVALLVAVIVFLRRFERLSRVARRTKEESFAVGEGMMGNEYEALKDSSI, encoded by the coding sequence ATGATGAAGGGGCTTCTGCTCCTGTGTCTACTCCTCTTGTGTggagtcagaggtcaaaggtcatcagAGTGCCCCCATCTTTGTTCCTGCCATGGCGGCCAGGTGGACTGCAGCGGCAGGTCTCTCACCAGCTCCTCGCTCCCCACCCGTTTCCCGACTAGCACCACCGAGCTCCGTCTCCATGACAACCTGCTGACCACAATCCCTAATGGGCTGCTGGACGCCCTGGCCTCCctccgctctgtctctctccacggCAACCCATGGACATGCGACTGCGGCGTTCTCTACCTGCGAGCCTGGCTGCGCGGCCGGCCCGCCGGCCAAACCTCGCACCTCAACCTCAGCTGCAGCTCCCCTCCCGGCCTCAGAGGGCGGCTGGTGGCGTACCTAACCGAGGAGGAGATCCTGGAGTCCTGCCACTACTGGTACTGCGACCTGGCTTTCGCCTCGCaggtgtgtctgtttgtgtttgtggcgGTGCAGGTGGCGCTGCTGGTGGCGGTCATCGTGTTCCTGAGGAGGTTCGAGAGGCTATCCAGGGTGGCGAGGAGGACCAAAGAGGAGAGCTTCGCCGTCGGGGAGGGCATGATGGGGAACGAGTACGAGGCTTTAAAGGACAGCAGCATCTGA